The following proteins are co-located in the Colius striatus isolate bColStr4 chromosome 6, bColStr4.1.hap1, whole genome shotgun sequence genome:
- the NKX2-1 gene encoding homeobox protein Nkx-2.1 isoform X1: MLHALSSWRSNCACAADGRRIMSMSPKHTTPFSVSDILSPLEESYKKVGMEGSNLGAPLSAYRQSQVSQPAMQQHPMGHNGTVTAAYHMTAAGVPQLSHATMGGYCNGNLGNMSELPPYQDTMRNSASATGWYGTNPDPRFSSISRFMAPSSGMNMGGMGSLGSLGDVSKSMAPLQSTPRRKRRVLFSQAQVYELERRFKQQKYLSAPEREHLASMIHLTPTQVKIWFQNHRYKMKRQAKDKAAQQQMQQENGSCQQQQSPRRVAVPVLVKDGKPCQAGSNTPTAAIQSHQQQAATTITVATNGNSLGQHQSHQTNSAGQSPDMGQHSASPSTLQSQVSSLSHLNSSTSDYGTAMSCSTLLYGRTW, from the exons ccgCCGAATCATGTCGATGAGCCCAAAGCATACGACTCCTTTCTCAGTGTCTGACATCTTGAGTCCTTTGGAggaaagctacaagaaagtggGCATGGAGGGCAGTAACTTGGGGGCTCCCTTGTCAGCCTACAGACAGTCTCAGGTTTCTCAGCCGGCCATGCAGCAGCACCCCATGGGCCACAACGGAACGGTGACTGCCGCCTACCATATGACAGCGGCAGGGGTCCCCCAGCTCTCCCATGCTACGATGGGGGGCTACTGCAACGGGAACCTGGGCAACATGAGTGAGCTCCCGCCTTACCAGGACACCATGCGGAACAGCGCTTCGGCGACAGGATGGTACGGCACCAACCCGGACCCCCGCTTCTCCTCAA TCTCCCGCTTCATGGCGCCGTCCTCGGGCATGAACATGGGCGGCATGGGCAGCCTCGGCTCCCTGGGAGACGTGAGCAAGAGCATGGCCCCGCTCCAGAGCACACCGCGAAGGAAACGGAGGGTCCTTTTTTCCCAGGCCCAAGTTTACGAGCTGGAGAGACGTTTCAAGCAACAGAAATACCTCTCCGCCCCGGAGAGGGAACATTTAGCCAGTATGATACATCTCACCCCGACTCAGGTCAAAATCTGGTTCCAGAACCACCGCTACAAGATGAAACGCCAGGCCAAAGACAAGGCTGCGCAGCAACAGATGCAACAGGAGAACGGCtcttgccagcagcagcagtctccCAGAAGGGTGGCGGTGCCAGTGCTTGTAAAGGATGGCAAGCCCTGCCAAGCAGGCTCCAACACACCCACAGCAGCTATCcagagccatcagcagcaggCAGCTACAACTATTACAGTGGCTACCAATGGCAACAGCCTCGGACAGCATCAGAGCCACCAGACAAACAGTGCGGGCCAGTCTCCAGACATGGGACAGCACTCGGCCAGCCCTTCCACTCTGCAGAGCCAAGTCTCCAGTTTGTCTCACCTAAACTCTTCCACTTCTGACTATGGCACTGCCATGTCTTGCTCCACCTTGCTATACGGTAGGACCTGGTGA
- the NKX2-1 gene encoding homeobox protein Nkx-2.1 isoform X2, translating into MSMSPKHTTPFSVSDILSPLEESYKKVGMEGSNLGAPLSAYRQSQVSQPAMQQHPMGHNGTVTAAYHMTAAGVPQLSHATMGGYCNGNLGNMSELPPYQDTMRNSASATGWYGTNPDPRFSSISRFMAPSSGMNMGGMGSLGSLGDVSKSMAPLQSTPRRKRRVLFSQAQVYELERRFKQQKYLSAPEREHLASMIHLTPTQVKIWFQNHRYKMKRQAKDKAAQQQMQQENGSCQQQQSPRRVAVPVLVKDGKPCQAGSNTPTAAIQSHQQQAATTITVATNGNSLGQHQSHQTNSAGQSPDMGQHSASPSTLQSQVSSLSHLNSSTSDYGTAMSCSTLLYGRTW; encoded by the exons ATGTCGATGAGCCCAAAGCATACGACTCCTTTCTCAGTGTCTGACATCTTGAGTCCTTTGGAggaaagctacaagaaagtggGCATGGAGGGCAGTAACTTGGGGGCTCCCTTGTCAGCCTACAGACAGTCTCAGGTTTCTCAGCCGGCCATGCAGCAGCACCCCATGGGCCACAACGGAACGGTGACTGCCGCCTACCATATGACAGCGGCAGGGGTCCCCCAGCTCTCCCATGCTACGATGGGGGGCTACTGCAACGGGAACCTGGGCAACATGAGTGAGCTCCCGCCTTACCAGGACACCATGCGGAACAGCGCTTCGGCGACAGGATGGTACGGCACCAACCCGGACCCCCGCTTCTCCTCAA TCTCCCGCTTCATGGCGCCGTCCTCGGGCATGAACATGGGCGGCATGGGCAGCCTCGGCTCCCTGGGAGACGTGAGCAAGAGCATGGCCCCGCTCCAGAGCACACCGCGAAGGAAACGGAGGGTCCTTTTTTCCCAGGCCCAAGTTTACGAGCTGGAGAGACGTTTCAAGCAACAGAAATACCTCTCCGCCCCGGAGAGGGAACATTTAGCCAGTATGATACATCTCACCCCGACTCAGGTCAAAATCTGGTTCCAGAACCACCGCTACAAGATGAAACGCCAGGCCAAAGACAAGGCTGCGCAGCAACAGATGCAACAGGAGAACGGCtcttgccagcagcagcagtctccCAGAAGGGTGGCGGTGCCAGTGCTTGTAAAGGATGGCAAGCCCTGCCAAGCAGGCTCCAACACACCCACAGCAGCTATCcagagccatcagcagcaggCAGCTACAACTATTACAGTGGCTACCAATGGCAACAGCCTCGGACAGCATCAGAGCCACCAGACAAACAGTGCGGGCCAGTCTCCAGACATGGGACAGCACTCGGCCAGCCCTTCCACTCTGCAGAGCCAAGTCTCCAGTTTGTCTCACCTAAACTCTTCCACTTCTGACTATGGCACTGCCATGTCTTGCTCCACCTTGCTATACGGTAGGACCTGGTGA